ATCGAGGGTGAAGCCGATAATGCCGATGATCACGACGGTCGCCGCCAGGCGGTCGTACTCGAGCGTGTCGCGCGCGTCGTTGATCGAATAGCCGAGGCCAGAAGTCACGCCCAGATATTCCGCCGGCACCAGGACGATCCAGGCGACGCCGACGGCGAGACGAATGCCGGCCAGCGCATCCTGCGCGATCGCTGGCAGGATGATCGTGAACAGCATGTGCCAAGGTCGCGCGCCGAGATTACGCGCCACCTTAAACCACGCTGGATCGATGCGGCGAAAACCATGCGCGGTCGAAAACAGAATGGGCCACACTGCCGCAACGCCGATCAGAAAGATGATGGCGCGGTCCCAGGTCGAGAACGCCATCACCGCGATCGGCATCCACGCCAAAGGCGAGATCATGCGCAGGAACTGAAATGGCACCGAACTCGCCTCGCGCACGGTGCGGAAACGTCCGACGAGAATACCGAACGGCACGCCGAAGGCGATGGCCCAGGCCAGCCCACTGCCGATGCGCACCAGGCTCGGCAGCGACATACGCACCGCCTCGCCGCTCGTCAGCATCTGCCACAGCCGTTCGAAAGTTGGCGCCGGGGCGAAGTCGGCGAAGTTGGCGGTCGCCGGATTGGACGCGACGATCCAGCCGCCGAGCCACCACAGCGCCAACATGACGCCGATGCCGAGCAGCACGAAGCTGAAGCCCCGCGCCCCGCCCGCCAGCCGCCGGCCTACCGCTTCGCCGCGAGGCTCGGCGGTGGCCGCGTCATCGAGGGTCAGATCGAGACTCACGGGGCTAGCACCTCAGTACGGGTGAAGGGATCGGCCGGATTAACACTCGGGTCCTTCTTCCAGTCCGGATACTTGTTCATGGCGTTACGCACGAAGTCG
The Pseudolabrys sp. FHR47 genome window above contains:
- a CDS encoding ABC transporter permease; this translates as MSLDLTLDDAATAEPRGEAVGRRLAGGARGFSFVLLGIGVMLALWWLGGWIVASNPATANFADFAPAPTFERLWQMLTSGEAVRMSLPSLVRIGSGLAWAIAFGVPFGILVGRFRTVREASSVPFQFLRMISPLAWMPIAVMAFSTWDRAIIFLIGVAAVWPILFSTAHGFRRIDPAWFKVARNLGARPWHMLFTIILPAIAQDALAGIRLAVGVAWIVLVPAEYLGVTSGLGYSINDARDTLEYDRLAATVVIIGIIGFTLDFICERAVRRASWLREE